Proteins from one Gallus gallus isolate bGalGal1 chromosome 15, bGalGal1.mat.broiler.GRCg7b, whole genome shotgun sequence genomic window:
- the FBXO21 gene encoding F-box only protein 21 isoform X4, with amino-acid sequence MAAAEAERLCLTDLPGELLELILCCDVLGAADIGRVACTCRRLREACQPRGKVWRERFRLRWPSLLKYYSHTDSVSWLEEYKARHNAGLEAQRIVSSFSKRFFSEHVPCDGFSDIETLGCPSHFFEDELMCILNMEGSLFFPGAVLIDQYCNPLSDICLKSVQAQVDEITDKVRKVLRTKNPRHPSVASKAGEILIPEVELQRQVLDAMNCVLYEQLKYKGNELDYYNSLNSYIHQVLIRRTGIPISLSVLYLTIARQLGVKLEPVNFPSHFLLRWCQGKEGSTDIFDYTYIDAFGKGKQLTVKECEYLIGHHVTEEFYGVVTSKEVLQRMVGNLLNLGKRESTDQSYQLLRDSLDLYLAMYPDNVQHLMLQARLYFHLGIWPEKVLDILQHIQALDPSQHGAVGYLVQHTLEHIERRKEEVGPEVKHRSDEKHKEVCFSIGLIMKHKRYGYNCVIYGWDPACMMGHEWIRNMNVHSLPHGPHQPFYNVLVEDGSCRYAAQENLEHNSEPREIPHPDIGRYFSEFTGTHYLANTELEIRYPEDLELTCTTVQKIYSSGKERMTAASQGWKQTGV; translated from the exons atggcggcggccgAGGCGGAGCGGCTGTGCCTGACGGACCTGCCGGgcgagctgctggagctcatcCTCTGCTGCGATGTGCTGGGCGCCGCCGACATCGGGCGGGTGGCGTGCACCTGCCGCCGGCTGCGGGAGGCCTGCCAGCCCCGCGGCAAGGTGTGGCGGGAGCGCTTCCGCCTCAG GTGGCCATCACTACTGAAGTACTACAGCCACACAGACAGTGTTAGCTGGCTTGAAGAATACAAAGCACGGCACAATGCTGGCCTAGAAGCCCAGAGAATtgtatcttccttctccaaAAGATTCTTCTCAGAGCAT GTTCCCTGTGATGGATTCAGTGACATTGAGACTCTTGGGTGCCCGAGTCACTTTTTTGAGGATGAGCTGATGTGTATCCTTAACATGGAAGGCAG tttgttttttccagGTGCTGTTTTAATTGACCAATATTGTAACCCACTGTCAGACATCTGCTTAAAAAGTGTCCAGGCACAAGTGGATGAGATCACAGACAAAGTGCGCAAAGTCCTCCGGACAAAAAACCCAAGGCACCCCAGCGTGGCTTCCAAGGCAG GAGAGATCCTGATTCCAGAAGTGGAGCTTCAGCGGCAGGTACTTGATGCTATGAATTGTGTCCTATATGAGcaattaaaatacaaaggaaacGAACTGGATTACTATAACTCCCTGAATTCATACATTCATCAG GTTTTGATCCGCAGAACGGGAATTCCTATCAGTTTGTCTGTGCTTTATTTAACAATTGCCAGGCAGCTGGGAGTCAAACTTGAGCCAGTCAACTTCCCTAGTCACTTTCTGCTGCGATGGTGTCAAGGAAAAGAAGG AAGCACAGATATCTTTGACTACACCTACATTGACGCCTTTGGGAAGGGGAAGCAGCTGACGGTGAAGGAGTGCGAGTACCTCATAGGCCACCACGTGACGGAGGAGTTCTATGGGGTGGTGACTTCCAAGGAGGTCCTGCAGCGTATGGTGGGAAATCTCCTCAACCTGGGCAAGCG AGAAAGCACTGATCAGTCTTATCAACTCTTGAGAGACTCGTTGGATCTGTACCTGGCCATGTATCCGGACAATGTGCAGCATCTAATGCTCCAGGCTAGGTTATACTTCCACCTGGGAATCTGGCCAGAAAAG GTTCTGGACATCCTGCAGCATATTCAGGCTTTGGATCCATCACAGCACGGGGCTGTTGGGTACCTGGTACAGCACACCCTGGAGCACATTGAGCGTcggaaggaggaggtgggaccTGAGGTGAAACACCGTTCAGATGAGAAGCACAAAGAGGTCTGCTTCTCAATTGGGCTGATTATGAAACACAAGAG GTATGGCTATAACTGCGTGATTTATGGCTGGGACCCTGCCTGCATGATGGGACACGAATGGATCCGAAATATGAATGTCCACAGCCTCCCCCATGGCCCCCACCAGCCCTTCTACAACGTGCTCGTGGAAGATGGCTCTTGCAGATATGCTGCACAAG AGAACCTGGAGCACAACTCAGAGCCTCGGGAGATTCCTCACCCCGACATCGGCCGCTATTTCTCGGAGTTCACTGGCACTCACTACCTGGCCAATACCGAGCTGGAGATTCGGTACCCGGAGGACCTGGAGCTGACATGCACCACAGTTCAGAAGATCTACAGTTCAGGCAAGGAGCGAATGACAGCAGCATCCCAAGGATGGAAGCAGACCGGAGTGTAG
- the FBXO21 gene encoding F-box only protein 21 isoform X3 yields the protein MCWAPPTSGGWRAPAAGCGRPASPAARWPSLLKYYSHTDSVSWLEEYKARHNAGLEAQRIVSSFSKRFFSEHVPCDGFSDIETLGCPSHFFEDELMCILNMEGRKGLTWKYYAKKILYFLRQQNILKNLKEYLQRPADQQSFLEGAVLIDQYCNPLSDICLKSVQAQVDEITDKVRKVLRTKNPRHPSVASKAGEILIPEVELQRQVLDAMNCVLYEQLKYKGNELDYYNSLNSYIHQVLIRRTGIPISLSVLYLTIARQLGVKLEPVNFPSHFLLRWCQGKEGTDIFDYTYIDAFGKGKQLTVKECEYLIGHHVTEEFYGVVTSKEVLQRMVGNLLNLGKRESTDQSYQLLRDSLDLYLAMYPDNVQHLMLQARLYFHLGIWPEKVLDILQHIQALDPSQHGAVGYLVQHTLEHIERRKEEVGPEVKHRSDEKHKEVCFSIGLIMKHKRYGYNCVIYGWDPACMMGHEWIRNMNVHSLPHGPHQPFYNVLVEDGSCRYAAQENLEHNSEPREIPHPDIGRYFSEFTGTHYLANTELEIRYPEDLELTCTTVQKIYSSGKERMTAASQGWKQTGV from the exons ATGTGCTGGGCGCCGCCGACATCGGGCGGGTGGCGTGCACCTGCCGCCGGCTGCGGGAGGCCTGCCAGCCCCGCGGCAAG GTGGCCATCACTACTGAAGTACTACAGCCACACAGACAGTGTTAGCTGGCTTGAAGAATACAAAGCACGGCACAATGCTGGCCTAGAAGCCCAGAGAATtgtatcttccttctccaaAAGATTCTTCTCAGAGCAT GTTCCCTGTGATGGATTCAGTGACATTGAGACTCTTGGGTGCCCGAGTCACTTTTTTGAGGATGAGCTGATGTGTATCCTTAACATGGAAGGCAG GAAAGGTCTCACCTGGAAGTACTATGCAAAGAAAATTCTATACTTCCTACGGCaacagaatatattaaaaaatctgAAGGAGTATCTCCAGCGCCCTGCTGACCAGCAGTCGTTTCTGGAGG GTGCTGTTTTAATTGACCAATATTGTAACCCACTGTCAGACATCTGCTTAAAAAGTGTCCAGGCACAAGTGGATGAGATCACAGACAAAGTGCGCAAAGTCCTCCGGACAAAAAACCCAAGGCACCCCAGCGTGGCTTCCAAGGCAG GAGAGATCCTGATTCCAGAAGTGGAGCTTCAGCGGCAGGTACTTGATGCTATGAATTGTGTCCTATATGAGcaattaaaatacaaaggaaacGAACTGGATTACTATAACTCCCTGAATTCATACATTCATCAG GTTTTGATCCGCAGAACGGGAATTCCTATCAGTTTGTCTGTGCTTTATTTAACAATTGCCAGGCAGCTGGGAGTCAAACTTGAGCCAGTCAACTTCCCTAGTCACTTTCTGCTGCGATGGTGTCAAGGAAAAGAAGG CACAGATATCTTTGACTACACCTACATTGACGCCTTTGGGAAGGGGAAGCAGCTGACGGTGAAGGAGTGCGAGTACCTCATAGGCCACCACGTGACGGAGGAGTTCTATGGGGTGGTGACTTCCAAGGAGGTCCTGCAGCGTATGGTGGGAAATCTCCTCAACCTGGGCAAGCG AGAAAGCACTGATCAGTCTTATCAACTCTTGAGAGACTCGTTGGATCTGTACCTGGCCATGTATCCGGACAATGTGCAGCATCTAATGCTCCAGGCTAGGTTATACTTCCACCTGGGAATCTGGCCAGAAAAG GTTCTGGACATCCTGCAGCATATTCAGGCTTTGGATCCATCACAGCACGGGGCTGTTGGGTACCTGGTACAGCACACCCTGGAGCACATTGAGCGTcggaaggaggaggtgggaccTGAGGTGAAACACCGTTCAGATGAGAAGCACAAAGAGGTCTGCTTCTCAATTGGGCTGATTATGAAACACAAGAG GTATGGCTATAACTGCGTGATTTATGGCTGGGACCCTGCCTGCATGATGGGACACGAATGGATCCGAAATATGAATGTCCACAGCCTCCCCCATGGCCCCCACCAGCCCTTCTACAACGTGCTCGTGGAAGATGGCTCTTGCAGATATGCTGCACAAG AGAACCTGGAGCACAACTCAGAGCCTCGGGAGATTCCTCACCCCGACATCGGCCGCTATTTCTCGGAGTTCACTGGCACTCACTACCTGGCCAATACCGAGCTGGAGATTCGGTACCCGGAGGACCTGGAGCTGACATGCACCACAGTTCAGAAGATCTACAGTTCAGGCAAGGAGCGAATGACAGCAGCATCCCAAGGATGGAAGCAGACCGGAGTGTAG
- the FBXO21 gene encoding F-box only protein 21 isoform X5, with protein MLLASDSRPVGQSLHNSLAVLVEFHPVWPSLLKYYSHTDSVSWLEEYKARHNAGLEAQRIVSSFSKRFFSEHVPCDGFSDIETLGCPSHFFEDELMCILNMEGRKGLTWKYYAKKILYFLRQQNILKNLKEYLQRPADQQSFLEGAVLIDQYCNPLSDICLKSVQAQVDEITDKVRKVLRTKNPRHPSVASKAGEILIPEVELQRQVLDAMNCVLYEQLKYKGNELDYYNSLNSYIHQVLIRRTGIPISLSVLYLTIARQLGVKLEPVNFPSHFLLRWCQGKEGSTDIFDYTYIDAFGKGKQLTVKECEYLIGHHVTEEFYGVVTSKEVLQRMVGNLLNLGKRESTDQSYQLLRDSLDLYLAMYPDNVQHLMLQARLYFHLGIWPEKVLDILQHIQALDPSQHGAVGYLVQHTLEHIERRKEEVGPEVKHRSDEKHKEVCFSIGLIMKHKRYGYNCVIYGWDPACMMGHEWIRNMNVHSLPHGPHQPFYNVLVEDGSCRYAAQENLEHNSEPREIPHPDIGRYFSEFTGTHYLANTELEIRYPEDLELTCTTVQKIYSSGKERMTAASQGWKQTGV; from the exons ATGCTGCTGGCCTCGGATAGCAGACCTGTTGGCCAGAGTTTGCACAACAGCCTTGCTGTCCTGGTTGAGTTCCATCCTGT GTGGCCATCACTACTGAAGTACTACAGCCACACAGACAGTGTTAGCTGGCTTGAAGAATACAAAGCACGGCACAATGCTGGCCTAGAAGCCCAGAGAATtgtatcttccttctccaaAAGATTCTTCTCAGAGCAT GTTCCCTGTGATGGATTCAGTGACATTGAGACTCTTGGGTGCCCGAGTCACTTTTTTGAGGATGAGCTGATGTGTATCCTTAACATGGAAGGCAG GAAAGGTCTCACCTGGAAGTACTATGCAAAGAAAATTCTATACTTCCTACGGCaacagaatatattaaaaaatctgAAGGAGTATCTCCAGCGCCCTGCTGACCAGCAGTCGTTTCTGGAGG GTGCTGTTTTAATTGACCAATATTGTAACCCACTGTCAGACATCTGCTTAAAAAGTGTCCAGGCACAAGTGGATGAGATCACAGACAAAGTGCGCAAAGTCCTCCGGACAAAAAACCCAAGGCACCCCAGCGTGGCTTCCAAGGCAG GAGAGATCCTGATTCCAGAAGTGGAGCTTCAGCGGCAGGTACTTGATGCTATGAATTGTGTCCTATATGAGcaattaaaatacaaaggaaacGAACTGGATTACTATAACTCCCTGAATTCATACATTCATCAG GTTTTGATCCGCAGAACGGGAATTCCTATCAGTTTGTCTGTGCTTTATTTAACAATTGCCAGGCAGCTGGGAGTCAAACTTGAGCCAGTCAACTTCCCTAGTCACTTTCTGCTGCGATGGTGTCAAGGAAAAGAAGG AAGCACAGATATCTTTGACTACACCTACATTGACGCCTTTGGGAAGGGGAAGCAGCTGACGGTGAAGGAGTGCGAGTACCTCATAGGCCACCACGTGACGGAGGAGTTCTATGGGGTGGTGACTTCCAAGGAGGTCCTGCAGCGTATGGTGGGAAATCTCCTCAACCTGGGCAAGCG AGAAAGCACTGATCAGTCTTATCAACTCTTGAGAGACTCGTTGGATCTGTACCTGGCCATGTATCCGGACAATGTGCAGCATCTAATGCTCCAGGCTAGGTTATACTTCCACCTGGGAATCTGGCCAGAAAAG GTTCTGGACATCCTGCAGCATATTCAGGCTTTGGATCCATCACAGCACGGGGCTGTTGGGTACCTGGTACAGCACACCCTGGAGCACATTGAGCGTcggaaggaggaggtgggaccTGAGGTGAAACACCGTTCAGATGAGAAGCACAAAGAGGTCTGCTTCTCAATTGGGCTGATTATGAAACACAAGAG GTATGGCTATAACTGCGTGATTTATGGCTGGGACCCTGCCTGCATGATGGGACACGAATGGATCCGAAATATGAATGTCCACAGCCTCCCCCATGGCCCCCACCAGCCCTTCTACAACGTGCTCGTGGAAGATGGCTCTTGCAGATATGCTGCACAAG AGAACCTGGAGCACAACTCAGAGCCTCGGGAGATTCCTCACCCCGACATCGGCCGCTATTTCTCGGAGTTCACTGGCACTCACTACCTGGCCAATACCGAGCTGGAGATTCGGTACCCGGAGGACCTGGAGCTGACATGCACCACAGTTCAGAAGATCTACAGTTCAGGCAAGGAGCGAATGACAGCAGCATCCCAAGGATGGAAGCAGACCGGAGTGTAG
- the FBXO21 gene encoding F-box only protein 21 isoform X1 has translation MAAAEAERLCLTDLPGELLELILCCDVLGAADIGRVACTCRRLREACQPRGKVWRERFRLRWPSLLKYYSHTDSVSWLEEYKARHNAGLEAQRIVSSFSKRFFSEHVPCDGFSDIETLGCPSHFFEDELMCILNMEGRKGLTWKYYAKKILYFLRQQNILKNLKEYLQRPADQQSFLEGAVLIDQYCNPLSDICLKSVQAQVDEITDKVRKVLRTKNPRHPSVASKAGEILIPEVELQRQVLDAMNCVLYEQLKYKGNELDYYNSLNSYIHQVLIRRTGIPISLSVLYLTIARQLGVKLEPVNFPSHFLLRWCQGKEGTDIFDYTYIDAFGKGKQLTVKECEYLIGHHVTEEFYGVVTSKEVLQRMVGNLLNLGKRESTDQSYQLLRDSLDLYLAMYPDNVQHLMLQARLYFHLGIWPEKVLDILQHIQALDPSQHGAVGYLVQHTLEHIERRKEEVGPEVKHRSDEKHKEVCFSIGLIMKHKRYGYNCVIYGWDPACMMGHEWIRNMNVHSLPHGPHQPFYNVLVEDGSCRYAAQENLEHNSEPREIPHPDIGRYFSEFTGTHYLANTELEIRYPEDLELTCTTVQKIYSSGKERMTAASQGWKQTGV, from the exons atggcggcggccgAGGCGGAGCGGCTGTGCCTGACGGACCTGCCGGgcgagctgctggagctcatcCTCTGCTGCGATGTGCTGGGCGCCGCCGACATCGGGCGGGTGGCGTGCACCTGCCGCCGGCTGCGGGAGGCCTGCCAGCCCCGCGGCAAGGTGTGGCGGGAGCGCTTCCGCCTCAG GTGGCCATCACTACTGAAGTACTACAGCCACACAGACAGTGTTAGCTGGCTTGAAGAATACAAAGCACGGCACAATGCTGGCCTAGAAGCCCAGAGAATtgtatcttccttctccaaAAGATTCTTCTCAGAGCAT GTTCCCTGTGATGGATTCAGTGACATTGAGACTCTTGGGTGCCCGAGTCACTTTTTTGAGGATGAGCTGATGTGTATCCTTAACATGGAAGGCAG GAAAGGTCTCACCTGGAAGTACTATGCAAAGAAAATTCTATACTTCCTACGGCaacagaatatattaaaaaatctgAAGGAGTATCTCCAGCGCCCTGCTGACCAGCAGTCGTTTCTGGAGG GTGCTGTTTTAATTGACCAATATTGTAACCCACTGTCAGACATCTGCTTAAAAAGTGTCCAGGCACAAGTGGATGAGATCACAGACAAAGTGCGCAAAGTCCTCCGGACAAAAAACCCAAGGCACCCCAGCGTGGCTTCCAAGGCAG GAGAGATCCTGATTCCAGAAGTGGAGCTTCAGCGGCAGGTACTTGATGCTATGAATTGTGTCCTATATGAGcaattaaaatacaaaggaaacGAACTGGATTACTATAACTCCCTGAATTCATACATTCATCAG GTTTTGATCCGCAGAACGGGAATTCCTATCAGTTTGTCTGTGCTTTATTTAACAATTGCCAGGCAGCTGGGAGTCAAACTTGAGCCAGTCAACTTCCCTAGTCACTTTCTGCTGCGATGGTGTCAAGGAAAAGAAGG CACAGATATCTTTGACTACACCTACATTGACGCCTTTGGGAAGGGGAAGCAGCTGACGGTGAAGGAGTGCGAGTACCTCATAGGCCACCACGTGACGGAGGAGTTCTATGGGGTGGTGACTTCCAAGGAGGTCCTGCAGCGTATGGTGGGAAATCTCCTCAACCTGGGCAAGCG AGAAAGCACTGATCAGTCTTATCAACTCTTGAGAGACTCGTTGGATCTGTACCTGGCCATGTATCCGGACAATGTGCAGCATCTAATGCTCCAGGCTAGGTTATACTTCCACCTGGGAATCTGGCCAGAAAAG GTTCTGGACATCCTGCAGCATATTCAGGCTTTGGATCCATCACAGCACGGGGCTGTTGGGTACCTGGTACAGCACACCCTGGAGCACATTGAGCGTcggaaggaggaggtgggaccTGAGGTGAAACACCGTTCAGATGAGAAGCACAAAGAGGTCTGCTTCTCAATTGGGCTGATTATGAAACACAAGAG GTATGGCTATAACTGCGTGATTTATGGCTGGGACCCTGCCTGCATGATGGGACACGAATGGATCCGAAATATGAATGTCCACAGCCTCCCCCATGGCCCCCACCAGCCCTTCTACAACGTGCTCGTGGAAGATGGCTCTTGCAGATATGCTGCACAAG AGAACCTGGAGCACAACTCAGAGCCTCGGGAGATTCCTCACCCCGACATCGGCCGCTATTTCTCGGAGTTCACTGGCACTCACTACCTGGCCAATACCGAGCTGGAGATTCGGTACCCGGAGGACCTGGAGCTGACATGCACCACAGTTCAGAAGATCTACAGTTCAGGCAAGGAGCGAATGACAGCAGCATCCCAAGGATGGAAGCAGACCGGAGTGTAG
- the FBXO21 gene encoding F-box only protein 21 isoform X2, with the protein MCWAPPTSGGWRAPAAGCGRPASPAARWPSLLKYYSHTDSVSWLEEYKARHNAGLEAQRIVSSFSKRFFSEHVPCDGFSDIETLGCPSHFFEDELMCILNMEGRKGLTWKYYAKKILYFLRQQNILKNLKEYLQRPADQQSFLEGAVLIDQYCNPLSDICLKSVQAQVDEITDKVRKVLRTKNPRHPSVASKAGEILIPEVELQRQVLDAMNCVLYEQLKYKGNELDYYNSLNSYIHQVLIRRTGIPISLSVLYLTIARQLGVKLEPVNFPSHFLLRWCQGKEGSTDIFDYTYIDAFGKGKQLTVKECEYLIGHHVTEEFYGVVTSKEVLQRMVGNLLNLGKRESTDQSYQLLRDSLDLYLAMYPDNVQHLMLQARLYFHLGIWPEKVLDILQHIQALDPSQHGAVGYLVQHTLEHIERRKEEVGPEVKHRSDEKHKEVCFSIGLIMKHKRYGYNCVIYGWDPACMMGHEWIRNMNVHSLPHGPHQPFYNVLVEDGSCRYAAQENLEHNSEPREIPHPDIGRYFSEFTGTHYLANTELEIRYPEDLELTCTTVQKIYSSGKERMTAASQGWKQTGV; encoded by the exons ATGTGCTGGGCGCCGCCGACATCGGGCGGGTGGCGTGCACCTGCCGCCGGCTGCGGGAGGCCTGCCAGCCCCGCGGCAAG GTGGCCATCACTACTGAAGTACTACAGCCACACAGACAGTGTTAGCTGGCTTGAAGAATACAAAGCACGGCACAATGCTGGCCTAGAAGCCCAGAGAATtgtatcttccttctccaaAAGATTCTTCTCAGAGCAT GTTCCCTGTGATGGATTCAGTGACATTGAGACTCTTGGGTGCCCGAGTCACTTTTTTGAGGATGAGCTGATGTGTATCCTTAACATGGAAGGCAG GAAAGGTCTCACCTGGAAGTACTATGCAAAGAAAATTCTATACTTCCTACGGCaacagaatatattaaaaaatctgAAGGAGTATCTCCAGCGCCCTGCTGACCAGCAGTCGTTTCTGGAGG GTGCTGTTTTAATTGACCAATATTGTAACCCACTGTCAGACATCTGCTTAAAAAGTGTCCAGGCACAAGTGGATGAGATCACAGACAAAGTGCGCAAAGTCCTCCGGACAAAAAACCCAAGGCACCCCAGCGTGGCTTCCAAGGCAG GAGAGATCCTGATTCCAGAAGTGGAGCTTCAGCGGCAGGTACTTGATGCTATGAATTGTGTCCTATATGAGcaattaaaatacaaaggaaacGAACTGGATTACTATAACTCCCTGAATTCATACATTCATCAG GTTTTGATCCGCAGAACGGGAATTCCTATCAGTTTGTCTGTGCTTTATTTAACAATTGCCAGGCAGCTGGGAGTCAAACTTGAGCCAGTCAACTTCCCTAGTCACTTTCTGCTGCGATGGTGTCAAGGAAAAGAAGG AAGCACAGATATCTTTGACTACACCTACATTGACGCCTTTGGGAAGGGGAAGCAGCTGACGGTGAAGGAGTGCGAGTACCTCATAGGCCACCACGTGACGGAGGAGTTCTATGGGGTGGTGACTTCCAAGGAGGTCCTGCAGCGTATGGTGGGAAATCTCCTCAACCTGGGCAAGCG AGAAAGCACTGATCAGTCTTATCAACTCTTGAGAGACTCGTTGGATCTGTACCTGGCCATGTATCCGGACAATGTGCAGCATCTAATGCTCCAGGCTAGGTTATACTTCCACCTGGGAATCTGGCCAGAAAAG GTTCTGGACATCCTGCAGCATATTCAGGCTTTGGATCCATCACAGCACGGGGCTGTTGGGTACCTGGTACAGCACACCCTGGAGCACATTGAGCGTcggaaggaggaggtgggaccTGAGGTGAAACACCGTTCAGATGAGAAGCACAAAGAGGTCTGCTTCTCAATTGGGCTGATTATGAAACACAAGAG GTATGGCTATAACTGCGTGATTTATGGCTGGGACCCTGCCTGCATGATGGGACACGAATGGATCCGAAATATGAATGTCCACAGCCTCCCCCATGGCCCCCACCAGCCCTTCTACAACGTGCTCGTGGAAGATGGCTCTTGCAGATATGCTGCACAAG AGAACCTGGAGCACAACTCAGAGCCTCGGGAGATTCCTCACCCCGACATCGGCCGCTATTTCTCGGAGTTCACTGGCACTCACTACCTGGCCAATACCGAGCTGGAGATTCGGTACCCGGAGGACCTGGAGCTGACATGCACCACAGTTCAGAAGATCTACAGTTCAGGCAAGGAGCGAATGACAGCAGCATCCCAAGGATGGAAGCAGACCGGAGTGTAG